The nucleotide sequence TCGACCGGAGCCGCATCAGCACCGAGTCGCGGCGCTCGAAGCCGACGGATTCGTAGAGGCGGATGGCTGCCGTGCGACTGGGGCGGGACGTGAGGTCGAGGGTTCGCAGGTCGCGTTCGCGCGCGAGGTCGATGATCGCGTCGAGCAGCTGCCGCGCGATCCCCTTTCCGCGCTGCGCGTCGTCGACCACGACGTCATCGACGTGGCCGCGCCAGCCAGTCGGGAGGGGGAAGGTGGCGAGGGTCGCCATGCCGACGATCTGCCCGTCGACGCGGGCGAGGAGGAGATCGGTTCCGGGATGGTCGAGCATGGCCAGCATCCGGTCGCGGTCGTAGCCGGCGGTGCACGAGAGCTGGGGGAGGAGGCGCTCGATCGCATCCAGTTCGGTGGGGCTCAGCGTGGTCGCGACCTCGATGTCGACGGGGGCGTTCATGCCCTCCACGCTAGCCGAGCGGTTAACGACCGAAGCGGAAGGTCCTGTCGGAACCTTCCGTTCGGTGCCGGGGCCGGCAGCGGTGACCCCGGTCAACCCGCGGTGATCTTGCGGCGGTAGATGACCATCGCGAAGGCGTACGCGATGACGAGGATGCCGACGAGCCAGGCGAGGGCGATCCAGATGTCGCTGCCGACCGGCTGCTGTTCGAACAGCGCCCGGATGGTGTTGACGATGGACGTGACGGGCTGGTTCTCGGCGAACCAGGCGACCGGGCCGGGCATCGACGTGGTCGGAACGAACGCCGAGCTGATGAAGGGCAGGAAGATCAGCGGGTAGCTGAAGGCGCTGGCCCCATCCACCGTCTTCGCCGAGAGTCCCGCGATGACCGCGAGCCAGGTGAGGGCGACGGTGAAGAGGATGAGGATGCCGGCGACTCCGAGCCAGGCCCAGACCGACGCTCCCGTGCGGAAGCCCATGATCAGTGCGACGCCGATGACGATCGCCATGGAGACGATGTTGGCGACCACGGACGTGAGCAC is from Leifsonia sp. 466MF and encodes:
- a CDS encoding GNAT family N-acetyltransferase produces the protein MNAPVDIEVATTLSPTELDAIERLLPQLSCTAGYDRDRMLAMLDHPGTDLLLARVDGQIVGMATLATFPLPTGWRGHVDDVVVDDAQRGKGIARQLLDAIIDLARERDLRTLDLTSRPSRTAAIRLYESVGFERRDSVLMRLRSMESDG
- a CDS encoding ABC transporter permease; translation: MTATVLSDTGVLTGRSLRHILRSPDTIITTAVTPIALMLLFVYVLGGAINTGSSSSYVNYLLPGILLITIASGVAYTSYRLFLDLQGGIFERFQSMPIARSSVLWGHVLTSVVANIVSMAIVIGVALIMGFRTGASVWAWLGVAGILILFTVALTWLAVIAGLSAKTVDGASAFSYPLIFLPFISSAFVPTTSMPGPVAWFAENQPVTSIVNTIRALFEQQPVGSDIWIALAWLVGILVIAYAFAMVIYRRKITAG